From the genome of Pseudomonas mohnii:
AATTCCTCGCCTGGGGCTGGCGCGTGGCATTCTGGTTCTCGGCGGTGGTGGTGCTGATCGGCTACTGGATTCGCACCAGCGTCGATGACGCCCCGATCTTCAAGGAAGCCCAGGCCCGCCAGGCACAGACCCGCCAGCAACAACTGGGGGTGGTGGAAGTGCTGCGCCACCACTGGCGTTCGGTGCTGGTGGGCATCGGCGCGCGGTTCGCCGAAAACATCCTCTACTACACCGTGGTCACGTTCTCGATCACCTACCTGAAACTGGTGGTGCACAAGGACACCTCGGAAATCCTGTTGCTGATGTTCGGCGCTCACCTGTTGCACTTCTTCCTGATTCCGCTGATGGGCTACCTGTCGGACCTGGTCGGGCGCAAACCGGTGTACCTGGTCGGTGCGGTGCTCACCGCTTTCTGGGGCTTCGTCGGTTTCCCGATGATGGACACGGGCAACAACTGGCTGATCATGGCGGCCATCACCCTGGGCCTGGCCATCGAGTCGATGACCTACGCACCCTACTCGGCGCTGATGGCAGAGATGTTCCCGACGCACGTGCGCTACACCGCGTTGTCGCTGTGCTACCAGGTGGCGCCGATCTTCGCCGGCTCCCTGGCCCCGCTGATCGCCATCACCCTGCTCAACAAGTACCACAACTCGACACCGATCGCCTGGTACCTGGTTGGCGCCGCACTGATCTCCATTGTCGCCGTCGGCCTGACCCGCGAGACCCGTGGCAAGTCGCTGCGCTCGGTGGATGCCGAGTCGGCGGCGCGCATTGCGGCGCTGGACCCGGCCTCGGCAACCCCGCGTCGTGCTGATTCGCTGGCTTGAGCTTTTTACCTGTAGGAGCGAGCCCGCTCGCGAAGAACATAGGGACAACGCGTTAATTCAGAAAGCACGCGTAATCGTTGACGTCCATCGCGAGCAAGCTCGCTCCTACAAGGGTTCCATTCCTCATTTGCGACAGGAGTACTCAATGTCCGGGATCCTCGGCCACAACTACATCGGCGGTGCGCGCAGTGCCGCTGGCAGCATCGCCTTGCACAGCCGTGACGCCAACACAGGCGAAGCGCTGCCCTACTCGTTCATGCAAGCCACGGCGGAGGAAGTGGACGCCGCCGCCCAGGCCGCCGCGTTCGCTTACCCGGCCTTTCGCAACCTGCCGGCAGCGCGCCGGGCGGATTTCCTCGA
Proteins encoded in this window:
- the abaF gene encoding fosfomycin efflux MFS transporter AbaF: MSNAQHIQSATTPSGLKRVVAAAMAGTVAEWYEFFLYGTASALVFGQLFFRQTDSPIDGIIAAFALYAVGFLARPLGGLVFGHYGDKFGRKRLLQLSLVVVGITTFLMGCLPGFEQIGYAAPVLLVLLRLIQGFAFGGEWGGAILLVSEHCPDNRRGFWASWPQAGVPAGNLVATVALLLLSSNLSEQQFLAWGWRVAFWFSAVVVLIGYWIRTSVDDAPIFKEAQARQAQTRQQQLGVVEVLRHHWRSVLVGIGARFAENILYYTVVTFSITYLKLVVHKDTSEILLLMFGAHLLHFFLIPLMGYLSDLVGRKPVYLVGAVLTAFWGFVGFPMMDTGNNWLIMAAITLGLAIESMTYAPYSALMAEMFPTHVRYTALSLCYQVAPIFAGSLAPLIAITLLNKYHNSTPIAWYLVGAALISIVAVGLTRETRGKSLRSVDAESAARIAALDPASATPRRADSLA